In the Flavobacterium sp. 90 genome, TGTTGGTAAAGTCATTGCTTGTCTGTATCCAATTACTTTTACACCATCTTGTGGCAAGTTTGGTAACTCACGAGAGCGAGCTCCAGTTGCGATGATAATATGGTCAGCACTATATTCAGTAACTTTATTGTCTTTATCAGTAACGTCAAGTTTTTTACCTGGTTTTAGTTTTCCAAAACCTTCAATAACGTCAATTTTGTTTTTCTTCATTAAGAACTGAACTCCTTTGCTCATTCCTTCAGCAACACCACGGCTACGTTGTACAACTGCTGGGAAATCTTTGTCAAATTCAGAAACTTTCAATCCGTAGTCAGAAGCATGTTTTAAGTAATCAAAAACCTGAGCTGATTTTAGTAATGCTTTTGTTGGGATACATCCCCAGTTTAAACATACACCACCAAGGTTTTCTTTTTCAACTACAGCAACTTTAAAGCCTAATTGTGAAGCTCTAATAGCTGTTACATATCCGCCAGGACCACTTCCTAAAACAATAACGTCGTATTTCATTTTTTTGGTTTTTAGTATTTAATACCGAAAATGAGGTTTATAATTCCGAAACTCTTTTTCGATTTTCTTTTTGTTATTTGTGATTGCGAATTTAAGGAATTATTTTAAAAAAATAGTAAGTTGTAAAAAGGTAAAATGTGAAAATGTGAAAAGTGTGATGTATAATGGCTGAGATTTAAAATTAAAAAGGTAAAATGTGAAATGTTAGTTTAAATATTCTAACATTTCACATTTTACCTTTCACATTTTAGCTTTTACGTTTTTCAATAACAATTAGACCTTAACGTGTCCCCAGTTTTCTCCGCTGGCAATACGTCTTATTTGCATTTCGCTTACGCCAAATTGTTTTGCGATTATTTTCAGACGTGTTTTTTGTTCCGGACGGGCAAGGATTTTTTTGATCAACATTACTTTTGTAGTTGTCAATTTTCGTCCGTCAGCTTTTAAGTTGTGTTCGATAAGATTCTTTTTTGCCTGAATTACACGCGGACTTTTGCGGCTGTGTTCCATCATTTCGGCTTTTGTGGCCCAACGTAAGTTTTTTTCATCATCGTTACTTCTGTTGTAATCCAGATGCAATACATAAGTCTGTTCTTCTGATTTTTTCGGAAGGAAATATTGAGCAACTAATTTGTATAAAAAGAGGTATTTGTTGACAATTTTGTCGTCTTTTTTTACTTTAAATCTAAAAGTTGGATATCCATCACTTAATCCGCCTTTTAAGAGACGGCCGTTTTCAATTTCATCAGTAAAGCTTATTAATCGGCCTCTGTTTGAAATGGCATAACGTAATTGTAATGAAGCATTTATTTCTATTTCTTTGAACTGTTCGTTTGGATAAAATCTGTTTTGTGGCATTTTCTTTTACATTTGATTTCTGTCTCTCAAAGATAAAGAATTCAATAAAAAAGACTGCTATGGTGCAGGTTACGAACCGCCACATTTATGATTCTTATAACGCTAATTTAACTTTTTTAAGAACTTTTTTAGCATTTCAAATCTCAATTGGCGACAGAAAATTGCGAATCGTATAGGTTTTTGTAATATCCGTCGATTTTATTAAGCAATTCTTGATGAGTTCCCTGTTCTACAATCAAACCTTTATCCATAACCACAATCTTATCAGCATTTACAATTGTGGCCAATCTGTGCGCAATTATAATCGAAGTTCTTCCTTTAGTGATCGTTTCGGTCGCACGCTGAATTAATTCTTCAGAATAAGTATCAATCGAAGATGTAGCTTCATCCAAAATCAAAATGCTAGGATTACTCACATATGATCGTAAAAAAGCGATTAATTGTCGTTGTCCTGACGAAAGCATTACACCACGCTCTTTTACATCAAAATCATAATTATCCGGAAGACTCATAATAAAATCATGTACTCCAATTTTTTTGGCAGCATCCAAAACTTGTTCGCGTGTAATCTCAGGATTGTGCAAAGTGATATTGTTATAAATCGTATCGGCAAACAAAAAAACATCTTGCAAAACCACTGCAATTTGCTTTCTCAAAGAAGCCAAAGTATAATTCTCAATATTATGACCGTCAATAAAAATAGTTCCGCTATTAATTTCGTAGAAACGATTCAGTAAATTGATAATCGTTGATTTTCCGGCTCCTGTCGATCCTACAATAGCAATAGTTTGCCCTGAATCAACAGATAAATCAATTCCTTTTATAACTTCTTCTTCCGGAATATAACTAAAACGGACGTCTTTGAATTCGATACTTCCTTCAAAAACCGGTGCTTCAAGTGTTCCAGTATCCTGAATATGATCCTGAGTATCGATAATATCAAAAACACGATTGGCAGCAATCATTCCCAATTGCATCTCGTTGAACTTATCCGCAATCTGACGTAATGGATTAAACAACATTCCAATAAACATTGTATAGGAAAACAAATCACCAAAAGTTGTAAAATGATCGCCGTTCAGGATTTTAAATCCACCATAAACAACCACTAATCCCAAAGTAATAGACGAAATAATATCTGCAATTGGGAAAAAGATCGAGTTATAAAGAATCGTTTTGATCCATGCAACTCTATGTTTATCATTGATAACTCTGAAGTTTTCGGCTTCAATTTTCTCACGATTAAAAAGCTGAACAATCTTCATTCCCGTAACACGTTCTTGAACAAACGAGTTCATGTTGGCAATTTGCGTACGAACTTCCTCAAAAGCAACTTGCATTTTACGCTGAAAAATTCTTGTAATGTAAACCAAAATTGGCATTGCAACAACCACAATCCAAGTCAGTTTCCAATTCATATAGAACATAAAAATCAAAACAACCAGCATTTTCATCAAGTCGCTTATAATCATAAACAAACCTTGACTAAAAATACGTGCAATCGATTCAATGTCCGAAACTGATCTGGTAACCAATTGTCCAACCGGAACCAAATCAAAATACTTCATTCTAAAGCTCAAAATATGTTTGAAAAGTTTGGTTCTGATATCTTTTACAATATCCTGACCGAGCCAGTTTGCCCAAAACACAAAATAGAACTGAGAGAAAACTTCGCATAAAAGTACAACGCCCATTAATATAATGTACATCAATAAACCATGCTTGTCATGCGTCTTGATATAGCCGTCGACCGTTTGCTTTAATAAATAGGGACGAAGTGCCGCAAAAATCGAAAGAGAAACTGCAAAAATGATAACGCCATAGTAGCGCCATTTATAAGGTTTAGTATATTTTAAAATTCGTTTGAATAATCCGGTATCAAATGCTTTTGCTTTCATTTTTATTTTTTCAATGCTTTAAGCTATAAGCTTTAGGCGATAAGCTTAACACTTTGTGGTGAAAGTCTATTGCTTAAAGCTTAAAGCCTACAGCTATAAGTAATCGTAATCAATTTCGGTTAAATATAATCCGTGTGCCGGAACCGAGAATCCGGCTTTTTCTCTGCTTTTACTCGCAATAATGTTTTCTAGATCGGCAAGAGAAATTTTATGCAAACCAATATTCACCAAAGTTCCCACAATGGCGCGAACCATATTTCGTAAAAAACGATTCGCTGAAATGGTAAAAATCAATTTGTTATTTTCTTGTTTCCAATACGCCTCAAAAATCGTGCAATCAAAAGTGTTTACATCTGTATTTACTTTCGAAAAACATTGAAAATCGGTATGATTCAGTAAGATTTTCGCGGCTTCATTCATCAAAGCTACGTCTAATTTTTGGTTAAAATACCAACTCAATTCTTCCGAGAATGGATTTTTAATAGTATTGATATGATATTCATAGGTTCTTTTAGTGGCGTCAAATCTGCAATGCGCATCATCATGAACTAATATAATATCAAAAATGGCAATGTCTTTTGGTAAATAGGAATTCAGTTTGTGTACTAAAGTCGGAACATCAATAGGATTTTCAAAATCAAAATGCCCGTACATTTCCTGTGCATGAACACCAGTATCAGTTCTTCCTGCGCCCATTATATTAATAGGAGCATTTAATAAAACCGAAAAAGCTTTGTTTAAAGTTTCCTGAACAGAAGAGGCGTTGGGCTGAAATTGCCAGCCATGATAATGTGTTCCGTTATAAGCAAAGTGAATAAAATATCTCAAGGTGAAGGTTCAAAGGTTCTGAGGTACAAATGTACAAAGGTTTTTTTTCTTTTTGAGGTTCAAAGGAACAAAGGGACAAAGGTTCATAGGTTTTTTCTGCAACGTATATCGTAGAGACGCACAGCAGTGCGTCTAAGGTACAGAGGTTTTAAAGGTATAAAGGTTTTTGGAAGTTGCTAAGAATCTAAGTTGCTAATGTTCTGAGATTTTTTTTTGCAACGTATATCGTAGAGGCGCACAGCAGTGCTTCTAACACAACGTGATAACATTTTTACCAATATGAGTTGTGCGTATTTTACGGAAAACCTCAAAATCTTCAAATAAAAACATTTGTTTTTATTTATTATAGTACTTTTAAAAACTAAATAACAAAACCTTTGAACCTTTGCCTCTCTATGCCTCTGAACCTTTCTAAAAACTGTTAAAACCAAAAATACCAATCATAGTTTATCCAACAAAAAATCGTGTCAGAAATTGACAATTCACACGATTTAATCAAACCTTTTTTTTAACATTTTTTGGAAAAAATTGGCAAAAGTTAATTTTTAAAATATTTCATTTTAACAGGAAGTATTTCTACTATGTTTGTAGTCTAAATATCAAAACTATGAATGAAATTACTTCTTACTGGTGGATAATTCTAATCTTATTCTCCATTATTTTTTACAAATTTATATTACGTGTTTTCTTCGGAATGGTAATGGTTCCAGAGGATAAAATTGGTTTGGTGACCAAAAAATTCGTTTTGTTTGGTGCAGACAAGTCTCTTCCTGATGGTCGTATCATTGCTACAAAAGGAGAAGCTGGTTATCAGGCAAAAACACTTGCTCCAGGTTTATATTGGGGAATGTGGATCTGGCAATATTCAATTGATATGTCTGGATTTACGGTTATTCCGGAAGGAAAAATTGGACTTGTTTTAAGTAAAGACGGGCAGGAAATTCCAACAGGTAGAATCCTGGCTAGAAAAGTAGATAGTGATAACTTTCAGGATGCTACTTTTTTCTTAGACAACGGTGGGCAAAAAGGACGTCAGACGGCATTTATTACCACTGGTTCGTATCGTATTAATACGTTCTTATTCGAAATTGTAATTGCAGATCAAATTAAGATTTATGAGAACATGATTGGAATCGTAACGGCTCTTGATGGAGAACCAATTCCGCAAGGGCAAATTGCCGGAAAATTTGTTGAAGGTCATAATAACTTTCAGGATTTTGACAAGTTCTTGGACACTGGCGGAAATCGTGGTTTGCAGCCTCAGGTGATGTTAGCAGGATCATATTACATTAATACGTGGGGAATACAAATCGAGCAAAACCCAATGACTGATGTGCCAATTGGATATGTTGGTGTTGTGATTTCGTATATTGGAGAAGACGGACAAGATGTTACCGGAGACACTTTCAAACACGGAAATATTGTTTCAAAAGGACAACGTGGTGTTTGGATGGAACCACTTGGACCAGGAAAATATGCATTGAATAAATATACGACGAAGTTAGAGGCTGTCCCAACAACAAACTTGGTTCTGAACTGGGCAAATGCGAGAAGTGAATCACATGATTTAGATAAAAATCTTTCGACAATTACGGTTCGTTCAAAAGATGGTTTCCCGTTTAATCTGGATGTGGCGCAAATCATTCACGTTCCTGCTGCTGAAGCACCAAAAGTAATTGCGCGTTTTGGAAGCATGAACAACTTGGTTTCTCAGGTTTTAGAGCCTACAATTGGTAACTATTTTAGAAACTCGGCTCAGGATAGCGATGTTATTTCGTTCTTATCAACAAGAAAAGAACGTCAGGAATCTGCTAAAAATCATATCAAATTAGTACTTGACGAATACAACGTAAATGCAGTTGATACTTTGATTGGAGATATCGTTCCGCCGGATTCATTGATGAAAACGTTAACGGACAGGAAACTTGCTGAAGAAGAGCAAAAGACGTATCAAACTCAAAGAATGGCGCAAGAACAACGTCAGGGAATGGAGAAAGAAACGGCGATTGCAGATATGCAAAAAGAGATCGTTCGAGCTTCGCAAAGTGTTGAGATCGCACAACGTACTGCAGACGCAACAGTTAAGAAAGCAGAAGGAGACGCAACCAGTTTAAAACTGAATGTAAACGCTGAAGCGGAAGCTACGAAGATGCGTGCAAATGCCGAAGCAGAAGCTACAAAAGCAAGAGCAGGAGCACAGGCAGAAGCAACAAAACTAAACGCGAGCGCAGAAGCAGAAAGAATCTCTAAAACAGGTTTGGCTGAAGCTGAAAAAATTATGGCAATTGGTAAATCTACTGCAGAATCTTACCAACTTCAGGTTAGTGCAATGGGTGGCGATAACTTCACCAGATATAAAGTAACTGAAGAAATTGGTAAAGGAAATATCAAAGTAATTCCAGATGTTTTAATTTCCGGAAATGGCGGTTCTGATGGATCAATTAGCGGTCTGTTAGGTTTGAAACTAATGGAAATGATGGATACTAAAGATTCGAAAGATTCAAAAGATGTTAAGAATCCTAAGAAATAATAATTATCAGCTTAATGAGATTTCCTAACAGGTCTCCAAGACCTGTTAGGTATGAATTTTAGATAAGGGATAAATAATAAAATACCTAACTGGTTTTTAAAACCTGTTAGGATCTAAATCCGATTTGCATAAGCGAATCGGATTTTTTTATGTTGAAAAATAAAGAAAACATTACCAAAGACGCACTGCTGTGCACCTCTACAGAAAAAACCTTTGTACCTTTGTGGCTGTAAAAAAATAACCTCAGAACCTTAGTAACTTAGAATCTCAGCCTCTTATAATGAAAAAAATCCTCCTACTTTCCGATACTCACAGTCATATTGATGATACTATTTTAAAATATGTAAATCAGGCTGATGAGGTTTGGCATGCGGGAGATATTGGTGATTTGAATGTTACAGATACAATAAAAAAGCTAAAGCCTTTACGTTGTGTGTATGGGAATATCGATGATGCAAAGGCAAGATTAGAATTTCCATTGCATAACAGGTTTTTATGCGAGAATGTTTCTGTGTGGATAACTCATATTTGTGGATATCCTGGAAAATATAATCCGGCTATTAGAGAGGAAATGGCATTGAATCCGCCTAAATTATTTATTTGCGGGCATTCACATATCTTAAAAGTAATATTCGATAAAAAGAATAATTTGTTGCACATGAATCCAGGTGCAGCAGGAAAAAGTGGTTTTCATCAAGTTCGTACAATGCTTCGATTTGTAATCGATGATGATAAAATTAAAGACCTTGAAATTATTGAAATCGGAAAGAAGTAAGATTTGATTAATGTAATACAAGTGTCGTTTTGAAGATAAATTTTATGGAGTAAATAAATGGCTTTTATTTAGAGAAATGAAAACTAAAAGTACAGTAAAAACTCTTAAAAACGATTATGCGAAAAATATTGATTGAAATAAAGATCTTGAGATCAAATTAAGCATTAATTAAATTGTTTTTTAGCGCATATTTTACAAGGCCAATTGTGTTTCTGGTTTGTAGTTTTCTCATAATGTTTTTTCGATGCGTTTCAACAGTATTGGTACTGATGAAAAGATACTCGCCAATTTCCTTTCCGCTGTATTCAAGTGAAATCAAAGTAATGATTTCTATTTCTCTTCTGCTTAAAGTATGACTTTCAGTATGTACTTTTTTATTTAAATCTGGATTGTTTTGTGTGAAGCTGTTAAATATTTTTTCTCTTACGGCATTACAAAAATAGTCCTGTCCTTGATGAACGGCTTTAATCGCTTCGATGATATTTTTGCCTGCACATTTTTTTGTGAGATAACCATTAACGCCTAACTTTATGGCTTCTTTTATACTTTTTAGATCATCATAACTGGACAGAATAATTACTTTGCAAGGAACACCGTTTTGATTAAGCTCTTTTAAAACTTCAAAAACATCTTTTTTGGGCATGTTTATATCCATAACCAAAATATTGGCATTGTTTTGTACAACATCTTCATAAATAGTTGAGCTATCACTAGAGCTGCCTACTACCTCAAAATTTTCGATTGTACCTAATAAGTTGGTCAGGCTATCAATGAGTATTTGTTGATCGTCAGCAAGATGTATTCTTATTTTGTTCATCGTTATTGTTTCTTGGGATTTTAAACAAATTTATAGAGTAACGATTGCTGGCTATGACCTTTATAAGGTTAATTTGTATCATAATAAGTTATAAAAACAGGGCACAAAAAAACCCGAATATAAAATTCGGGTTTTCTTCGCACAAAAAAATTAAGTTTATAGGTTTACCTCAAACGATCTACAGATTTTACAAGATCTTCATCCTTTTTGATGGCTTTATTAGCTAAAACTAATAACACGATAGCAACAATAGGTAGAAACATCCCAATACCTTTCTCTGAAACAACAGTTTCTCCAGATAAATTTAGAGATCGATATACAAATAATCCTAATAAAATTAAATTTAATATTATGTTCAGTCTGTTCATCACAAACTGATTTTGTCTTTTCTTATATGAAATAATACTAACAATAGTAAGCATTGTACTTAGACCTAATAAAATGGTATAAAATTGGTCCTGCATAAAATAAAATGGTTTACCGTTTAATGTCCAAAGCGGAATAAAAAACAATAACACCGCTGTAATTATAAAGGTAAGAATTAAATATACGGTCTGAATTCTTTGTATCATGATCTAAAATTGTTTTACAAAAATATATTTTCTTTTTTTAAAATACTATTGTATGATTAAATTTTATTCGTATTATTGCATCATAATACCGTAAGCACTTCATACTGCGGGCAATTGAAAAAAAATATCTACCTATTCTTTTTACAGTATTTCCTTTAAAATAATTAAATTCATAGAACATTCATGTTTGATATTTCTGCATTAAAAGAAATGAAGCTTTCTGAGCTTCAAGAAATAGCTAAGTTAGCTAAAACTATAAAGTTTAATGGCGTTAAAAAAGAGACTTTAATAAGTCAGATTTTAGCACATCAGGAATCGACTGTAGAGCCGCCAGTTAATGCTGTGGCCGAAAAAGTGGAAGATGACAAACCAAAAAGAGCAAGAATAGTTCCTGCAAAGAAAACTCCTATTGCTAAAGATGCTCCTGTTCTTGAATTTGATAAGGTAGAAGAAGCTCCGGAAAAAGTAAAAACTCCTGCGATTTCAAAAGCAACTCCAAAAGCGCAACAAGCTCCAAAAGTAGCAGAAATACAAAAAGAAGAAATACAAAAAGAGGAAGTTGCAACGGAAGCACCGGAAGCTTCTGAAAATAAAGAAATACAAAAAAAAGGACCAAAAATTGTAAAGTTTAATAAATCAGCTTACGAGAAAAAGGTTGCCTTGCAAAAAGAAAAAGAAGCTACGAAAGAAGTAGGTTCTGAAGAGGTTGGAGAAACAGCTCTTGAAGCTCAAGTTACTACAGAAGAAAAAAAGGAAATCATAGAAAAAACAGAAGTTACTGCTCCTGTAAAAAAGATAAATCCTAACCAGAATAAAAATCAGAATCCGAACCAAAATCCAAATTCAAATCAAAACCCGAATCAGAATCCAAATCAAAACGGGAATGGAAACGGAAACGGAAATAATGGGAATCAAAACCCAAATCATAAAAATAAAAAGAATAATTTCAGAGATTCAGATTTTGAATTCGACGGAATTATAGAAAGTGAAGGTGTTCTTGAAATGATGCCTGACGGATACGGATTCTTACGTTCATCAGATTATAATTATTTAGCTTCTCCGGACGATATTTATTTATCAACTTCGCAAATTAGATTATTCGGTCTTAAAACCGGAGATACCGTAAAAGGAGTAGTTCGCCCTCCTAAAGAAGGTGAGAAATTTTTTCCTTTAGTTCGTGTACTTAAAATCAATGGTCACGATCCGCAAGTTGTTCGCGATAGAGTTTCTTTTGAGCACTTGACACCAGTTTTTCCTTCTGAAAAATTCAAATTAGCCGAAAAAGGCAGTTCGGTTTCAACTCGTATTATCGATTTATTCTCTCCAATTGGAAAAGGACAACGTGGTATGATTGTCGCTCAGCCTAAAACAGGTAAAACAATGTTGCTAAAAGACATTGCTAATGCAATTGCAGCAAATCACCCTGAAGTTTATCTTATTGTTCTTTTGATCGATGAGCGTCCTGAAGAGGTTACAGATATGCAACGCAGCGTTCGTGGTGAAGTTATTGCTTCTACTTTTGACCGTGAACCACAAGAACACGTGAAAATTGCCAATATCGTTCTTGAAAAAGCAAAACGTTTGGTAGAATGTGGTCATGATGTTGTAATCTTATTAGATTCGATTACACGTTTAGCAAGAGCTTATAATACCGTTCAGCCTGCATCAGGAAAAGTATTAAGTGGAGGTGTTGATGCAAATGCATTGCAAAAACCAAAACGTTTCTTTGGAGCTGCTAGAAATGTAGAAAATGGTGGTTCATTGAGTATCATCGCAACTGCATTGACTGAAACAGGTTCTAAAATGGATGAGGTTATCTTTGAAGAATTTAAAGGTACA is a window encoding:
- a CDS encoding NUMOD4 domain-containing protein gives rise to the protein MPQNRFYPNEQFKEIEINASLQLRYAISNRGRLISFTDEIENGRLLKGGLSDGYPTFRFKVKKDDKIVNKYLFLYKLVAQYFLPKKSEEQTYVLHLDYNRSNDDEKNLRWATKAEMMEHSRKSPRVIQAKKNLIEHNLKADGRKLTTTKVMLIKKILARPEQKTRLKIIAKQFGVSEMQIRRIASGENWGHVKV
- a CDS encoding ABC transporter ATP-binding protein, whose amino-acid sequence is MKAKAFDTGLFKRILKYTKPYKWRYYGVIIFAVSLSIFAALRPYLLKQTVDGYIKTHDKHGLLMYIILMGVVLLCEVFSQFYFVFWANWLGQDIVKDIRTKLFKHILSFRMKYFDLVPVGQLVTRSVSDIESIARIFSQGLFMIISDLMKMLVVLIFMFYMNWKLTWIVVVAMPILVYITRIFQRKMQVAFEEVRTQIANMNSFVQERVTGMKIVQLFNREKIEAENFRVINDKHRVAWIKTILYNSIFFPIADIISSITLGLVVVYGGFKILNGDHFTTFGDLFSYTMFIGMLFNPLRQIADKFNEMQLGMIAANRVFDIIDTQDHIQDTGTLEAPVFEGSIEFKDVRFSYIPEEEVIKGIDLSVDSGQTIAIVGSTGAGKSTIINLLNRFYEINSGTIFIDGHNIENYTLASLRKQIAVVLQDVFLFADTIYNNITLHNPEITREQVLDAAKKIGVHDFIMSLPDNYDFDVKERGVMLSSGQRQLIAFLRSYVSNPSILILDEATSSIDTYSEELIQRATETITKGRTSIIIAHRLATIVNADKIVVMDKGLIVEQGTHQELLNKIDGYYKNLYDSQFSVAN
- the truA gene encoding tRNA pseudouridine(38-40) synthase TruA → MRYFIHFAYNGTHYHGWQFQPNASSVQETLNKAFSVLLNAPINIMGAGRTDTGVHAQEMYGHFDFENPIDVPTLVHKLNSYLPKDIAIFDIILVHDDAHCRFDATKRTYEYHINTIKNPFSEELSWYFNQKLDVALMNEAAKILLNHTDFQCFSKVNTDVNTFDCTIFEAYWKQENNKLIFTISANRFLRNMVRAIVGTLVNIGLHKISLADLENIIASKSREKAGFSVPAHGLYLTEIDYDYL
- a CDS encoding SPFH domain-containing protein; amino-acid sequence: MNEITSYWWIILILFSIIFYKFILRVFFGMVMVPEDKIGLVTKKFVLFGADKSLPDGRIIATKGEAGYQAKTLAPGLYWGMWIWQYSIDMSGFTVIPEGKIGLVLSKDGQEIPTGRILARKVDSDNFQDATFFLDNGGQKGRQTAFITTGSYRINTFLFEIVIADQIKIYENMIGIVTALDGEPIPQGQIAGKFVEGHNNFQDFDKFLDTGGNRGLQPQVMLAGSYYINTWGIQIEQNPMTDVPIGYVGVVISYIGEDGQDVTGDTFKHGNIVSKGQRGVWMEPLGPGKYALNKYTTKLEAVPTTNLVLNWANARSESHDLDKNLSTITVRSKDGFPFNLDVAQIIHVPAAEAPKVIARFGSMNNLVSQVLEPTIGNYFRNSAQDSDVISFLSTRKERQESAKNHIKLVLDEYNVNAVDTLIGDIVPPDSLMKTLTDRKLAEEEQKTYQTQRMAQEQRQGMEKETAIADMQKEIVRASQSVEIAQRTADATVKKAEGDATSLKLNVNAEAEATKMRANAEAEATKARAGAQAEATKLNASAEAERISKTGLAEAEKIMAIGKSTAESYQLQVSAMGGDNFTRYKVTEEIGKGNIKVIPDVLISGNGGSDGSISGLLGLKLMEMMDTKDSKDSKDVKNPKK
- a CDS encoding metallophosphoesterase family protein, which codes for MKKILLLSDTHSHIDDTILKYVNQADEVWHAGDIGDLNVTDTIKKLKPLRCVYGNIDDAKARLEFPLHNRFLCENVSVWITHICGYPGKYNPAIREEMALNPPKLFICGHSHILKVIFDKKNNLLHMNPGAAGKSGFHQVRTMLRFVIDDDKIKDLEIIEIGKK
- a CDS encoding response regulator transcription factor is translated as MNKIRIHLADDQQILIDSLTNLLGTIENFEVVGSSSDSSTIYEDVVQNNANILVMDINMPKKDVFEVLKELNQNGVPCKVIILSSYDDLKSIKEAIKLGVNGYLTKKCAGKNIIEAIKAVHQGQDYFCNAVREKIFNSFTQNNPDLNKKVHTESHTLSRREIEIITLISLEYSGKEIGEYLFISTNTVETHRKNIMRKLQTRNTIGLVKYALKNNLINA
- a CDS encoding DUF4293 domain-containing protein, whose amino-acid sequence is MIQRIQTVYLILTFIITAVLLFFIPLWTLNGKPFYFMQDQFYTILLGLSTMLTIVSIISYKKRQNQFVMNRLNIILNLILLGLFVYRSLNLSGETVVSEKGIGMFLPIVAIVLLVLANKAIKKDEDLVKSVDRLR
- the rho gene encoding transcription termination factor Rho; translated protein: MFDISALKEMKLSELQEIAKLAKTIKFNGVKKETLISQILAHQESTVEPPVNAVAEKVEDDKPKRARIVPAKKTPIAKDAPVLEFDKVEEAPEKVKTPAISKATPKAQQAPKVAEIQKEEIQKEEVATEAPEASENKEIQKKGPKIVKFNKSAYEKKVALQKEKEATKEVGSEEVGETALEAQVTTEEKKEIIEKTEVTAPVKKINPNQNKNQNPNQNPNSNQNPNQNPNQNGNGNGNGNNGNQNPNHKNKKNNFRDSDFEFDGIIESEGVLEMMPDGYGFLRSSDYNYLASPDDIYLSTSQIRLFGLKTGDTVKGVVRPPKEGEKFFPLVRVLKINGHDPQVVRDRVSFEHLTPVFPSEKFKLAEKGSSVSTRIIDLFSPIGKGQRGMIVAQPKTGKTMLLKDIANAIAANHPEVYLIVLLIDERPEEVTDMQRSVRGEVIASTFDREPQEHVKIANIVLEKAKRLVECGHDVVILLDSITRLARAYNTVQPASGKVLSGGVDANALQKPKRFFGAARNVENGGSLSIIATALTETGSKMDEVIFEEFKGTGNMELQLDRKIANKRIFPAIDLTSSSTRRDDLLLDEKTLQRMWIMRKYLSDMNPVESMDFVNDRFKKTRNNEEFLISMND